From one Marinobacter sp. LV10MA510-1 genomic stretch:
- a CDS encoding calcium/sodium antiporter, with the protein MLLAIGAIIAGLILLVWSADKFVDGAAAAAKHWGMPTLLIGMVIIGFGTSAPELAVSAIAAMEGNSGLALGNAYGSNITNIALIVGLTAIIAPIAVNSQIIRKELPLLVGLTLIAGYQLIDGELSRTDGWVLLAVFATVMGWFIFQGIRNKNDSLEADVEESASAHPMPLRNAVFWLIVGLVLLVASSRMLVWGAVYVAQSLGISDLIIGLTVVAVGTSLPELASALAAVRKNEHDLILGNILGSGIFNTLAVVGLAATINPLQVDPEVLYRDWSLMLALTVGLLLMGFGFAGRSRVISRVDGGILMLIYVTYTGYLLTTIIAATG; encoded by the coding sequence ATGTTACTGGCGATAGGCGCAATCATTGCCGGCTTGATTCTTCTGGTGTGGAGCGCTGACAAGTTTGTAGACGGGGCCGCAGCCGCCGCTAAGCATTGGGGCATGCCCACTTTGCTGATCGGCATGGTGATTATCGGCTTTGGCACATCCGCTCCCGAGCTGGCTGTTTCTGCTATAGCCGCAATGGAAGGCAACTCCGGCCTGGCCCTGGGCAACGCCTACGGCTCCAACATTACCAACATAGCGCTGATTGTTGGCTTAACAGCCATCATTGCGCCCATTGCCGTAAATTCGCAAATCATCCGCAAGGAACTGCCACTGCTCGTCGGCCTTACCCTGATTGCCGGTTACCAGCTGATTGACGGCGAGCTGTCGCGCACCGACGGCTGGGTTTTGCTGGCAGTTTTCGCGACAGTGATGGGTTGGTTCATCTTTCAGGGCATACGCAATAAAAATGACAGCCTTGAAGCCGACGTAGAGGAAAGCGCGTCGGCCCACCCCATGCCGCTGAGAAACGCCGTTTTCTGGCTGATTGTTGGCTTGGTGCTGTTGGTCGCCAGTTCCCGAATGCTGGTTTGGGGCGCGGTTTACGTCGCCCAAAGCCTGGGTATCAGTGATCTTATTATTGGCCTTACCGTTGTCGCCGTTGGCACGTCTTTGCCGGAGCTGGCTTCAGCCTTGGCCGCAGTACGTAAAAATGAGCACGATCTGATTTTGGGCAATATTCTGGGTTCGGGTATTTTCAACACTTTAGCAGTAGTTGGCCTTGCCGCGACCATCAACCCATTGCAGGTGGACCCAGAGGTCCTCTATCGCGACTGGTCACTTATGCTGGCGCTGACCGTTGGCTTACTGCTGATGGGCTTTGGCTTTGCCGGCCGCAGCCGCGTCATCAGTCGGGTAGATGGTGGCATTCTAATGCTGATTTATGTGACCTACACAGGCTACCTGTTAACCACCATTATAGCCGCCACCGGCTAA
- the mqo gene encoding malate dehydrogenase (quinone), producing MAVRQADVVLVGGGVMSATLGMILKQLDPTMDIVLVERLDHIAHESTDGWNNAGTGHAGYCELNYTPETDEGDVTIDRALQINAQFEVTLQFWSYLVEQGILPDPKKFINRTPHQSFVWGEKDVAFLKRRFERLSAHHLFREMEYSESPEDLAEWMPLIVKHRDPMQRVAATRIKHGADVDFGSLTRNIVTHLESQPGFELMLNSPVHYIDQRDNGRWKIRVKNQETGEQTKLEAGFVFLGAGGGALPLLQKSGIDEAEGYGGFPVSGQWLVCDRPEVVQQHHSKVYGKAPIGAPPMSVPHLDTRIINGEPALLFGPFAGFTTRFLKQGSVFDLISSVRSSNLRPMLSVSKSNMDLTRYLIGEVFQSHSDRVDALRNFFPDAREGDWHLQDAGQRVQIIKKAKDGGGKLEFGTEIVAAKDGTLAALLGASPGASTAASAMLDVLQHCFPEKMKTPEWQARMKVLVPSYGQSLVEDEELLLKVRERTLTTLKLKP from the coding sequence ATGGCCGTAAGACAGGCAGACGTAGTGCTGGTCGGTGGGGGCGTAATGAGCGCTACCCTCGGCATGATACTGAAGCAGCTAGACCCCACCATGGACATTGTTCTGGTGGAGCGTCTGGATCACATTGCCCACGAAAGCACCGATGGCTGGAACAACGCAGGCACCGGTCACGCCGGCTACTGCGAGCTGAACTACACCCCCGAAACCGACGAGGGCGATGTAACCATCGACCGGGCCTTGCAGATAAACGCCCAGTTCGAAGTAACGCTGCAGTTCTGGTCGTACCTGGTTGAGCAGGGTATATTGCCCGATCCGAAAAAATTCATAAACCGTACCCCGCACCAGAGCTTTGTCTGGGGCGAAAAAGACGTTGCCTTCCTTAAACGCCGCTTCGAACGCCTGAGTGCGCACCATCTATTTCGTGAAATGGAATACAGCGAGTCGCCGGAAGACCTCGCCGAGTGGATGCCGCTGATCGTTAAACACCGCGACCCCATGCAGCGCGTTGCCGCTACCCGGATAAAGCACGGCGCCGATGTGGATTTTGGCTCCCTGACCCGCAACATCGTAACGCACCTGGAAAGCCAACCGGGCTTCGAGCTAATGCTGAACAGCCCGGTGCACTATATCGACCAGCGCGATAACGGGCGCTGGAAAATAAGGGTAAAAAATCAAGAAACGGGTGAGCAAACCAAGCTGGAAGCCGGCTTTGTGTTCCTGGGTGCGGGTGGCGGCGCTCTGCCCCTGTTGCAGAAATCAGGGATTGATGAAGCCGAAGGTTACGGTGGTTTTCCGGTGAGCGGCCAGTGGTTGGTGTGCGACCGGCCGGAAGTGGTGCAGCAGCATCATTCCAAGGTGTATGGCAAAGCGCCGATTGGTGCGCCGCCTATGTCGGTGCCACACCTGGACACCCGCATTATCAACGGCGAGCCGGCTTTGTTGTTTGGCCCGTTTGCCGGTTTTACCACCAGGTTCCTGAAGCAGGGTTCGGTGTTTGACCTGATCAGTTCCGTGCGCTCGTCAAACTTGCGCCCCATGCTGTCGGTGAGCAAGTCCAACATGGACCTGACCCGCTACCTGATTGGCGAAGTGTTCCAGTCCCACAGCGACCGGGTAGACGCACTGCGGAATTTCTTCCCGGATGCCCGTGAGGGCGACTGGCACCTGCAGGACGCAGGCCAACGGGTCCAGATCATTAAAAAAGCCAAAGACGGCGGCGGCAAGCTGGAGTTTGGTACCGAGATTGTAGCGGCTAAAGACGGCACGCTGGCTGCGCTACTGGGAGCATCCCCCGGTGCCTCAACGGCAGCTAGCGCCATGCTCGACGTATTGCAGCACTGCTTCCCTGAGAAAATGAAAACCCCGGAGTGGCAGGCACGCATGAAAGTGTTGGTGCCATCCTACGGTCAGTCTCTGGTAGAAGACGAAGAGCTGCTGTTAAAAGTGCGTGAGCGTACGCTCACCACTCTCAAGCTCAAACCGTAA